In Piscinibacter sp. HJYY11, one genomic interval encodes:
- a CDS encoding ATP-binding protein codes for MAAATPTDIRTRVRVAQMAMVFDQTSVAVFAATGFAVAMALYLQDIVGRDTVYLWLAIKIAVVVPRVAHGLLFRRRKNDSLRWLEWGRAMLFIDGAAWGLAGLMFTGVEDHATLTLVVATLAGVSTIAAFVLHADWPSCVAYTAPMQAPGVVMMLARGDAIGVYGAFAILTFYALLLVSTRRSERQVVEMLTLRYTNEQLTTQLSSALEMARLENQAKNEFVANMSHELRTPLHGILGVSNMLLSGPSGASPREGLGVIRRCGEHLLGLINNILEYSRFGVQGVKLHPQVVDLAQIVDDSVAMCKPGAAEKGLPIHGSVDLPRPCVAMADPFRLRQILLNLIGNSVKFTETGSIRVHAAATEGGRQLRIRVEDTGVGIAPSALDSIFEPFVQVDSSNTRRFGGTGLGLSITRSLCEAMGGRITCRSQLGQGSTFEVFLPIDLPPTPAQSPAAAPAGHSPSHARLRGKVLLAEDNEVNAIVAESSLVRLGLLVDRVPSGVGVVAQVCQTDGPRPDLVLLDCQMPEMDGFEAARRIRAHEAEHHLPRLPVIALTANVFPEDREQCRAAGMDDYLAKPFDIEQLRAVLAPYLEDTVAAQA; via the coding sequence ATGGCCGCAGCCACACCGACTGACATCCGCACGCGGGTCCGTGTCGCCCAGATGGCGATGGTCTTCGACCAGACCTCCGTGGCCGTGTTCGCGGCCACCGGTTTCGCGGTGGCGATGGCGCTGTACCTGCAGGACATCGTCGGTCGCGACACGGTGTACCTGTGGCTCGCGATCAAGATCGCGGTGGTGGTGCCGCGGGTGGCGCACGGCCTGCTCTTCCGCCGGCGCAAGAACGACTCGCTGCGCTGGCTCGAATGGGGCCGCGCGATGCTCTTCATCGACGGTGCCGCCTGGGGCCTGGCCGGCCTCATGTTCACCGGCGTCGAGGACCACGCCACGCTGACGCTCGTGGTGGCCACGCTGGCCGGCGTGAGCACCATCGCCGCCTTCGTGCTGCATGCCGACTGGCCCTCGTGCGTGGCGTACACCGCGCCCATGCAGGCGCCCGGCGTCGTGATGATGCTCGCGCGTGGCGACGCGATCGGCGTCTACGGGGCCTTCGCCATCCTCACCTTCTACGCGCTGCTGCTCGTGTCCACCCGCCGCTCGGAACGGCAGGTGGTGGAGATGCTGACGCTGCGCTACACCAACGAGCAGCTCACCACGCAGCTGAGCTCGGCGCTCGAGATGGCCCGCCTGGAAAACCAGGCGAAGAACGAGTTCGTGGCCAACATGAGCCACGAGCTGCGCACGCCGCTGCACGGCATCCTCGGCGTCTCGAACATGCTGCTCTCCGGCCCGTCGGGCGCGAGCCCGCGCGAAGGGCTGGGCGTGATCCGCCGCTGCGGCGAGCACCTGCTCGGCCTCATCAACAACATCCTCGAGTACTCGCGCTTCGGCGTGCAGGGGGTGAAGCTGCACCCGCAGGTGGTCGACCTCGCGCAGATCGTCGACGACAGCGTGGCGATGTGCAAGCCGGGCGCCGCCGAGAAGGGCCTGCCCATCCACGGCAGCGTGGACCTGCCGCGCCCCTGCGTGGCGATGGCCGACCCGTTCCGCCTGCGGCAGATCCTCCTCAACCTGATCGGCAACTCGGTCAAGTTCACCGAGACAGGCTCGATCCGCGTGCACGCGGCCGCCACCGAAGGCGGCCGGCAGCTGCGCATCCGCGTCGAAGACACCGGCGTGGGCATCGCGCCCTCGGCGCTCGACAGCATCTTCGAGCCCTTCGTGCAGGTCGACAGCTCCAACACCCGACGCTTCGGCGGCACCGGCCTCGGGCTCTCGATCACGCGTTCGCTGTGCGAAGCGATGGGTGGGCGCATCACCTGCCGGAGCCAGCTGGGCCAGGGCTCCACCTTCGAGGTGTTCCTGCCCATCGACCTGCCGCCCACGCCGGCGCAGAGCCCGGCAGCCGCGCCCGCGGGTCACAGCCCGTCGCATGCGCGCCTGCGCGGCAAGGTGCTGTTGGCCGAAGACAACGAGGTGAATGCGATCGTGGCCGAGTCGTCGCTGGTGCGCCTGGGGCTGCTCGTCGACCGTGTGCCGAGCGGCGTGGGCGTGGTGGCGCAGGTGTGCCAGACCGATGGCCCGCGGCCCGACCTGGTGCTGCTCGACTGCCAGATGCCCGAGATGGACGGCTTCGAGGCGGCACGCCGCATCCGTGCGCACGAGGCCGAGCACCACTTGCCGCGCCTGCCGGTGATCGCGCTCACCGCCAACGTCTTCCCCGAAGACCGCGAGCAGTGCCGCGCCGCCGGCATGGACGACTACCTCGCCAAGCCCTTCGACATCGAGCAGCTGCGGGCCGTGCTGGCGCCCTACCTCGAAGACACCGTCGCC
- a CDS encoding DUF1304 domain-containing protein, protein MLVAASLVVLVALLHAYFLVLEMFLWDKPTGRKVFGNTAEFATASKVLAANQGLYNGFLAAGLLWSLWMGLGGAGRPIALFFLGCVVVAGIYGAMTASRKILFVQALPGAIAIGAVLLLT, encoded by the coding sequence ATGCTGGTCGCCGCATCACTCGTCGTTCTCGTGGCCTTGCTCCACGCCTACTTCCTGGTGCTGGAGATGTTCCTGTGGGACAAGCCCACGGGCCGAAAAGTCTTCGGCAACACGGCCGAGTTCGCCACCGCCTCCAAGGTGCTCGCGGCCAACCAGGGCCTCTACAACGGCTTCCTCGCCGCGGGCCTGCTGTGGAGCCTGTGGATGGGACTCGGCGGCGCGGGCCGCCCGATCGCGCTCTTCTTCCTGGGCTGCGTGGTGGTCGCCGGCATCTATGGCGCGATGACCGCCAGCCGCAAGATCCTTTTCGTGCAGGCGCTGCCCGGGGCCATCGCGATCGGGGCAGTGTTGCTTTTGACCTGA
- a CDS encoding PLP-dependent aminotransferase family protein: MDTVDTNPSAEPLYQRVAHHYRGAIRAGTLAPGARMPSVRSMTRLHQVSLSTALLACRSLEDEGLLEARPRSGYFVRLPRRLAMPPAREPDAAEAVDAARYVGIHDRVSAFVAQGERSLVRHDFAAAYASPESYPGEALQRAAMRALRHHPDLLVKPVNSPGDAGLRAVLARRALDAGMQLTAHDIVVTQGCVESLNVALRAVCQPGDTVAVESPAYYGLLQVLESLSLRALEIPTSPSTGLSIEALELALQTHERIQAVVVVPNFQNPLGCVMPDAHKQRLVELCSRFELPIIEDDTYSALCDDGVPLKAVKAWDRDGGVIHCASLRKTLAPGLRLGWVSGGRWHARIQMLKYAQSRANEALSQMTAAEFIGSSAYDRHLARLRRLLKTQREQVAECIGASFPEGTRFNVPAGSLLLWVQLPEGCEAQRVSDAALERGIRVVPGPLFSNSKRYDNCLRISSGYAVTAEAQQGLRELGRIAAGLHASSLISG; the protein is encoded by the coding sequence ATGGACACCGTGGACACGAACCCTTCTGCCGAACCCCTCTACCAGCGCGTGGCGCATCACTACCGTGGCGCCATCCGCGCCGGCACCCTGGCACCCGGCGCCCGCATGCCCTCGGTGCGCTCGATGACGCGGCTGCACCAGGTGAGCCTCTCGACCGCGCTGCTCGCCTGCCGCAGCCTCGAAGACGAAGGCCTGCTCGAAGCGCGGCCTCGCTCGGGCTATTTCGTGCGGTTGCCGCGGCGGCTCGCCATGCCGCCGGCGCGCGAGCCCGATGCGGCCGAGGCGGTGGATGCGGCGCGCTACGTCGGCATCCACGACCGCGTGTCGGCCTTCGTCGCCCAGGGCGAGCGCAGCCTGGTGCGTCACGACTTCGCCGCGGCTTATGCGTCGCCCGAGTCCTACCCCGGCGAGGCGCTTCAGCGTGCCGCGATGCGCGCGCTACGCCACCACCCCGACCTGCTGGTCAAGCCCGTCAACTCCCCCGGCGATGCCGGCCTGCGCGCCGTGCTCGCGCGCCGCGCGCTCGATGCCGGCATGCAGCTCACCGCACACGACATCGTGGTCACGCAGGGCTGCGTGGAGTCGCTCAACGTCGCGTTGCGTGCGGTGTGCCAGCCGGGCGACACGGTGGCCGTCGAGTCGCCCGCCTACTACGGCCTGCTGCAGGTGCTCGAAAGCCTGAGCCTGCGCGCGCTCGAGATCCCCACGAGCCCGAGCACGGGCCTGTCGATCGAGGCGCTGGAGCTCGCGCTGCAGACACACGAGCGCATCCAGGCCGTGGTCGTGGTGCCCAATTTCCAGAACCCGCTCGGCTGCGTGATGCCCGATGCGCACAAGCAGCGCCTGGTCGAGCTGTGCAGCCGCTTCGAGCTGCCGATCATCGAAGACGACACCTACAGCGCCCTGTGCGACGACGGTGTGCCGCTCAAGGCCGTGAAGGCCTGGGACCGTGACGGCGGCGTGATCCACTGCGCCTCGCTGCGCAAGACGCTCGCACCCGGGCTGCGCCTGGGCTGGGTGAGCGGCGGGCGCTGGCATGCGCGCATCCAGATGCTCAAGTACGCACAGAGCCGCGCCAACGAAGCGCTCTCGCAGATGACCGCGGCCGAGTTCATCGGCAGCAGCGCATACGACCGGCACTTGGCACGCCTGCGCCGTCTGCTGAAGACGCAGCGCGAGCAGGTGGCCGAGTGCATCGGCGCGAGCTTCCCGGAAGGCACGCGCTTCAACGTGCCGGCCGGCAGCCTGCTGCTGTGGGTGCAGCTGCCCGAGGGCTGTGAAGCGCAGCGCGTGAGCGACGCGGCGCTGGAGCGCGGCATCCGCGTGGTGCCGGGGCCGCTGTTCTCGAACTCGAAGCGTTACGACAACTGCCTGCGCATCAGCAGCGGCTACGCGGTCACGGCAGAGGCGCAGCAAGGTCTGCGCGAGCTGGGCCGCATCGCAGCCGGCCTCCATGCGAGCAGCCTGATCAGCGGCTAG
- a CDS encoding DUF1415 domain-containing protein yields the protein MNTPHAPTVIAETRAWLEHAVIGLNLCPFAKAVHAKGQVRYVVSDATEPEALLAQLVDEMQSLADADPAQVDTTLLIHPQMLGDFYDFNDFLGLAEEALADAGHEGVLQIASFHPEFQFAGTDADDITNATNRSPYPTLHLLREASVERAVAAFPEAEAIYEANIETMETLGAEGWAELQARIKTAR from the coding sequence GTGAACACGCCCCACGCCCCCACCGTCATCGCCGAAACCCGTGCCTGGCTCGAGCACGCGGTGATCGGCCTCAACCTCTGCCCCTTCGCGAAGGCGGTGCACGCCAAAGGCCAGGTGCGCTACGTGGTGAGCGACGCCACTGAGCCCGAGGCGCTGCTGGCCCAGCTGGTCGACGAGATGCAGTCGCTGGCCGACGCCGACCCGGCGCAGGTCGACACCACGCTCCTGATCCACCCGCAGATGCTCGGCGACTTCTACGACTTCAACGATTTCCTCGGCCTCGCCGAAGAGGCGCTGGCCGATGCGGGCCACGAGGGCGTGCTGCAGATCGCAAGCTTCCACCCTGAGTTCCAGTTCGCCGGCACCGACGCCGACGACATCACCAACGCGACCAACCGCTCGCCCTACCCCACGCTGCACCTGCTGCGCGAGGCGAGCGTCGAGCGTGCTGTCGCAGCCTTCCCCGAGGCCGAGGCCATCTACGAAGCCAACATCGAGACGATGGAAACGCTGGGCGCCGAAGGCTGGGCCGAGCTTCAGGCACGCATCAAGACCGCCCGCTGA
- the epsE gene encoding polysaccharide export protein EpsE, translated as MSFAMRRVFRALCLILPLALGACATQQATTSSNPKSGRPAAGNVLSGAAASKTPATNTAKSAKAAKAEKAAAAKAAAEERAAAAKAAAAERAAAAKAAAEAKAEAARIAAAEKAAAAKAAAAARAEAAARAEAAQKAELERAAAAARAESVARAVAKARAEATAKAEANARAEAAARVEAEKAAAAAKAEAAAKAEAAARAEATAKAEAAARANAEARAVAAARSEAAARAAAAAKAATPEPTVPARTAESVAVASPASSDAPTVTAALAAPAEPAAPETRRDYAVGGGDVLRISVYQSPDLSLDARVSESGTISYPLLGQVSVGGQSISQVEATIANGLRNGNFLKQPQVAVLLMEVRSNQVSVLGMANRPGRYPIEVNGMLLSELLALAGGVAAGGSEIVTLSGIRNGKQFRQRVDINALFTNGAQNGNPMVRNGDTLYIDRLPNVYIYGEVQRPGPIPLSPDMTLMQAVASGGGLTQRGTERGMRVHRRDPSGEIQVLKPSMDDVLRPGDVVYVRESLF; from the coding sequence ATGAGTTTCGCGATGCGCCGTGTCTTTCGTGCCCTGTGTCTGATCCTGCCGTTGGCGCTGGGCGCCTGTGCGACCCAGCAGGCGACCACGTCGTCCAACCCGAAATCGGGGCGCCCGGCTGCGGGCAACGTCCTCTCGGGCGCGGCGGCGAGCAAGACGCCGGCAACGAACACGGCCAAGTCGGCCAAGGCTGCCAAGGCAGAGAAAGCCGCAGCGGCGAAGGCGGCTGCCGAAGAACGGGCTGCCGCGGCGAAGGCTGCCGCCGCAGAGCGGGCGGCGGCCGCGAAAGCTGCCGCGGAGGCCAAAGCCGAGGCGGCGAGGATCGCCGCTGCAGAGAAAGCCGCGGCAGCGAAAGCGGCGGCCGCCGCGAGGGCCGAGGCAGCAGCGCGAGCCGAAGCCGCGCAAAAGGCCGAGCTGGAACGAGCCGCTGCGGCAGCAAGGGCCGAGTCTGTCGCGAGGGCCGTGGCGAAGGCCAGGGCCGAGGCGACCGCGAAGGCGGAGGCCAACGCGAGGGCCGAGGCGGCAGCGAGGGTCGAAGCAGAAAAGGCTGCCGCCGCGGCGAAGGCCGAGGCAGCAGCGAAGGCCGAGGCAGCGGCAAGAGCCGAGGCCACCGCCAAAGCCGAGGCGGCCGCGAGGGCCAACGCTGAAGCCCGAGCCGTGGCTGCGGCACGATCCGAAGCCGCCGCGAGGGCCGCTGCGGCGGCGAAAGCCGCAACCCCCGAACCCACCGTGCCCGCCCGGACCGCGGAGTCCGTGGCGGTCGCGTCCCCGGCCTCCAGCGATGCGCCCACGGTGACGGCGGCGCTTGCGGCCCCGGCAGAGCCGGCGGCTCCCGAAACGCGCCGCGACTACGCGGTCGGCGGCGGCGACGTGCTTCGCATTTCCGTCTACCAGAGCCCGGATCTGTCGCTCGATGCGCGCGTGTCGGAGAGCGGCACGATCTCCTATCCGCTGCTCGGGCAGGTGTCCGTGGGAGGCCAGTCCATCTCTCAAGTGGAGGCCACCATCGCCAACGGGCTGCGCAACGGCAACTTCCTCAAGCAGCCGCAGGTGGCCGTGTTGCTGATGGAGGTGCGCTCGAACCAGGTCTCGGTGCTGGGCATGGCCAACCGGCCGGGCCGCTACCCGATCGAGGTGAACGGCATGCTGCTGAGCGAGCTGCTGGCGCTGGCCGGCGGCGTGGCTGCGGGCGGCAGCGAGATCGTCACGCTGAGCGGCATCCGCAACGGCAAGCAGTTTCGCCAGCGGGTCGACATCAACGCACTCTTCACTAACGGCGCGCAAAACGGCAACCCCATGGTGCGCAACGGCGACACGCTCTACATCGACCGCCTGCCCAACGTCTACATCTATGGCGAGGTGCAGCGCCCCGGCCCCATCCCGCTCTCGCCCGACATGACGCTGATGCAGGCCGTGGCCAGCGGCGGCGGTCTCACGCAGCGCGGCACCGAGCGCGGGATGCGCGTGCACCGGCGCGACCCCTCGGGAGAGATCCAGGTCCTGAAGCCGTCGATGGACGACGTCCTCCGGCCCGGTGACGTCGTCTACGTGCGCGAGAGCCTCTTTTGA
- a CDS encoding FtsX-like permease family protein — MSASPITGLLRQFSWPAWRRQPGRLLTALLSITLGVALAFSVQLINQSALAEFGAAVRSVNGQPDFELRAQRGGFDESLYARVAQHPQVAVASPVIEVDTQVQAASGERVPVKLLGLDVLTAAPVAPSLLPQVNDDADRLAPLSPDAAFLNGAAQQRFANATSLQLRSPAGWVPVTVQGRVGAGGPPLVVMDIAAVQASFGWLGRLSRIDVRLQPGADRAAVLRSLALPEGVRAASPDESAERASNMSRAYRVNLTVLALVALFTGAFLVFSILSLSVAQRQPQFALLGVLGLSARERLRLVMLEALLLGLVGSALGLLLGTGLAALALRLLAGDLGGGYFPGVAPRLQFSLAAAAVYGALGVIAAVVGAWTPARAAQQMAPAQALKGLSAAHGSAGAAWFGPAMLAAAGVLALLPPVAELPLPAYASVACLLLGGIACVPAGVGWLLKLLPAPRHALALLAIERARHERHTATIAVAGVVASLSLSVALTVMVTSFRDSMVEWLDQVLPADLYVRVPSGEAASLPPALVEQAPRLPGVRRMATLHSASVQLAPERPPVALMVRDMVDPAQSLPLVGTLQPLPAGETAAYVSEGAARLYDLRPGMRTALPMPDGKRVNVFVRGVWRDYAHQHGAVVLHAEDYRRLTGDTRITDLALWLQPGSDIGALQRTLRTLAGPSADALQCATAGELRAVSLRIFDRSFAVTYWLQAVAIGIGLFGIAASFSAQVLARRKEFGLLAHLGFTRRQVLAVVAGEGAVWTCAGALLGLLLGLAVSVVLVKVVNPQSFHWTMEMALPGGRLALLCAAVVAAGTLTAWLAARSAASRQMALAVKEDW, encoded by the coding sequence ATGAGCGCCAGTCCGATCACCGGCCTGCTGCGCCAGTTCTCCTGGCCGGCGTGGCGGCGGCAGCCCGGGCGGCTGCTCACCGCGCTGCTCTCGATCACGCTGGGCGTGGCACTCGCGTTCTCGGTGCAACTCATCAACCAGTCGGCGCTCGCCGAGTTCGGCGCGGCGGTCCGCTCGGTCAATGGCCAGCCCGACTTCGAGCTGCGCGCGCAACGCGGCGGCTTCGACGAGTCGCTCTACGCGCGCGTGGCGCAGCACCCGCAGGTGGCCGTGGCGAGCCCGGTGATCGAGGTCGACACGCAGGTGCAGGCGGCCTCGGGCGAACGGGTGCCCGTCAAGCTGCTCGGGCTCGACGTGCTGACTGCCGCGCCGGTCGCCCCTTCGCTGCTGCCGCAAGTGAACGACGACGCCGACCGGCTCGCACCGCTCTCGCCGGACGCAGCCTTCCTCAACGGCGCGGCACAGCAGCGCTTCGCCAATGCCACCAGCTTGCAGCTGCGCTCACCCGCGGGGTGGGTGCCGGTCACGGTGCAAGGCCGCGTCGGTGCGGGTGGGCCGCCGCTGGTGGTGATGGACATCGCCGCCGTGCAGGCCTCCTTCGGCTGGCTCGGCCGCCTGAGCCGCATCGACGTGCGCCTGCAGCCCGGCGCCGACCGCGCCGCGGTGCTGCGCTCGCTCGCATTGCCCGAAGGCGTGCGCGCTGCCTCGCCGGATGAGTCGGCCGAGCGCGCGTCCAACATGTCGCGCGCCTACCGCGTCAACCTCACCGTGCTCGCGCTGGTGGCGCTCTTCACCGGCGCGTTCCTCGTGTTCTCGATCCTCTCGCTGTCGGTCGCGCAACGGCAGCCGCAGTTCGCGCTGCTCGGCGTGCTGGGGCTCTCGGCGCGCGAGCGGCTGCGGCTCGTGATGCTGGAAGCGCTGCTGCTCGGCCTCGTGGGCAGCGCACTCGGGCTGCTGCTGGGCACGGGGCTCGCGGCCCTCGCGCTGCGCCTGCTGGCGGGCGACCTGGGCGGCGGCTACTTTCCAGGCGTCGCACCGCGCCTGCAGTTCAGCCTGGCGGCCGCGGCGGTCTACGGTGCGCTCGGCGTGATCGCCGCGGTCGTCGGTGCCTGGACGCCGGCACGAGCGGCGCAGCAGATGGCACCGGCCCAGGCGCTGAAAGGCCTGAGCGCCGCGCACGGCTCGGCGGGCGCCGCGTGGTTCGGCCCCGCGATGCTCGCCGCCGCAGGCGTGCTCGCACTGCTGCCACCGGTCGCGGAGCTGCCCTTGCCCGCCTATGCATCCGTCGCCTGCCTGCTGCTGGGCGGCATCGCCTGCGTACCGGCGGGCGTCGGCTGGCTGCTGAAGCTGCTGCCGGCGCCGCGCCACGCGCTCGCGCTGCTCGCGATCGAGCGCGCGCGGCACGAGCGCCACACCGCCACCATCGCGGTCGCCGGCGTGGTGGCCAGCCTGAGCCTCTCGGTCGCCCTCACCGTGATGGTCACGAGCTTCCGCGATTCGATGGTCGAGTGGCTGGACCAGGTGCTGCCGGCCGACCTGTATGTGCGCGTGCCCTCGGGCGAGGCGGCGAGCCTGCCGCCGGCGCTCGTCGAACAAGCGCCGCGCCTGCCGGGCGTGCGGCGCATGGCCACCCTGCACTCGGCAAGCGTGCAGCTCGCCCCCGAGCGCCCACCGGTCGCGCTGATGGTGCGTGACATGGTCGACCCGGCGCAGTCGCTGCCGCTCGTCGGCACGCTGCAGCCGCTGCCGGCGGGCGAGACCGCAGCCTATGTGAGCGAAGGTGCGGCACGCCTCTACGACTTGCGACCCGGCATGCGCACCGCGCTGCCCATGCCCGATGGAAAGCGGGTGAACGTGTTTGTGCGCGGCGTGTGGCGCGACTACGCCCACCAGCACGGCGCCGTGGTGCTGCACGCCGAGGATTACCGCCGCCTCACCGGCGACACCCGCATCACCGACCTCGCGCTGTGGCTGCAGCCCGGCAGCGACATCGGCGCCCTGCAGCGCACGCTGCGCACGCTGGCGGGCCCGAGCGCCGATGCGCTGCAGTGCGCCACCGCCGGCGAGCTGCGAGCGGTGTCGCTGCGCATCTTCGATCGCAGCTTCGCCGTCACCTACTGGCTGCAGGCGGTCGCCATCGGCATCGGGCTCTTCGGCATCGCGGCCAGCTTCTCAGCCCAGGTGCTCGCGCGCCGCAAGGAGTTCGGCCTGCTCGCGCACCTGGGCTTCACCCGCCGCCAGGTGCTCGCCGTGGTGGCCGGCGAAGGTGCGGTGTGGACCTGCGCCGGCGCCCTGCTCGGCCTGCTGCTGGGCCTCGCGGTGAGCGTGGTGCTGGTGAAGGTGGTCAACCCGCAGAGCTTCCACTGGACGATGGAGATGGCCCTGCCCGGCGGGCGGCTCGCGCTGCTGTGCGCGGCAGTGGTCGCCGCCGGCACGCTCACCGCGTGGCTGGCGGCGCGCAGCGCAGCGTCTCGGCAGATGGCGCTGGCGGTGAAGGAGGATTGGTAG
- a CDS encoding ABC transporter ATP-binding protein produces the protein MPELLAVRALAKRYGESTVFSGVDLTLAAGEFVAILGESGVGKSTFLNCLAGLDSVDGGDVHIAGTNITTLPEAEQALFRRIQLGFVFQAFHVLPHLSVAHNVGLPLLLQGRPDDARVRAMLEAVGLADLGERLPKTLSGGQLQRVALARALVHSPKLILADEPTGNLDPETAEKMMTLLAAQVREHGAACVLVTHSSHAAAHADRVLTLRRDGLHEGA, from the coding sequence ATGCCTGAGCTGCTGGCGGTGCGCGCGCTCGCCAAGCGCTATGGCGAGAGCACCGTCTTCAGCGGCGTCGACCTCACGCTGGCCGCGGGCGAGTTCGTCGCGATCCTCGGCGAGTCGGGCGTCGGCAAGTCGACCTTCCTCAATTGCCTCGCCGGGCTCGACAGCGTCGACGGCGGAGACGTGCACATCGCCGGCACGAACATCACCACCTTGCCCGAAGCGGAGCAGGCCCTCTTCCGGCGCATACAACTCGGCTTCGTGTTCCAGGCCTTCCACGTGCTGCCGCACCTGAGCGTGGCGCACAACGTGGGCCTGCCGCTCCTGTTGCAAGGCCGGCCTGATGATGCGCGCGTGCGCGCAATGCTGGAAGCGGTGGGGCTGGCCGACCTGGGCGAGCGGCTGCCGAAGACGCTCTCCGGCGGCCAGCTGCAGCGCGTGGCGCTGGCACGTGCGCTGGTGCATTCGCCCAAGCTCATCCTCGCCGACGAGCCCACCGGCAACCTCGACCCCGAGACCGCCGAGAAGATGATGACGCTGCTTGCGGCGCAGGTGCGCGAGCACGGCGCGGCGTGCGTGCTGGTCACGCACTCGTCGCATGCCGCGGCCCATGCCGACCGCGTGCTCACGCTGCGCCGCGACGGCTTGCACGAGGGCGCATGA
- the miaA gene encoding tRNA (adenosine(37)-N6)-dimethylallyltransferase MiaA, which translates to MSKPHGYLCLAGPTASGKTATALAIAESLRATRAVEIISVDSALVYRGMDIGTAKPSAAERAQVPHHLIDIIEPTEAYSAARFVADARMRIAEIHSRGALALLVGGTMLYFKALFEGLDEMPAADAAVRAALNETLAREGLPALYDELQRVDPVTAARLAPGDSQRIQRALEVYRVSGQPLSAFHREKQVDKPPPLISLEPNDRAWLHQRIAQRFEAMLAAGFLDEVKQLRARGDLHADLPSMRCVGYRQAWEALDSGDLASLPERGIAATRQLAKRQVTWLRGMPYRHVVACDRPGPVPEVEAIALAQRLIAEQVDA; encoded by the coding sequence ATGAGCAAACCGCACGGCTACCTCTGCCTCGCCGGCCCCACGGCCTCGGGCAAGACGGCGACGGCGCTGGCCATCGCCGAGTCGCTGCGAGCCACTCGTGCGGTGGAGATCATCAGCGTCGACTCGGCGCTCGTCTACCGCGGCATGGACATCGGCACCGCCAAGCCCAGCGCCGCCGAGCGCGCGCAGGTGCCGCACCACCTGATCGACATCATCGAACCCACCGAGGCCTACTCGGCTGCGCGCTTCGTCGCCGATGCGCGCATGCGGATTGCCGAGATCCACTCGCGCGGCGCGCTGGCGCTGCTGGTGGGAGGCACGATGCTGTACTTCAAGGCGCTGTTCGAAGGGCTCGACGAGATGCCCGCCGCCGATGCGGCGGTGCGTGCCGCGCTCAACGAGACGCTCGCACGCGAAGGCCTGCCGGCCCTCTATGACGAGCTGCAGCGTGTCGACCCGGTGACGGCCGCGCGCCTCGCGCCCGGCGACTCGCAGCGCATCCAGCGGGCCCTGGAGGTGTACCGGGTGAGCGGCCAGCCATTGTCGGCCTTCCACCGCGAGAAGCAGGTGGACAAACCGCCGCCCCTCATCTCGCTCGAGCCGAACGACCGCGCCTGGCTGCACCAGCGCATCGCCCAGCGCTTCGAGGCAATGCTGGCCGCAGGCTTCCTCGATGAAGTGAAGCAGCTGCGCGCGCGTGGCGACCTGCACGCCGACCTGCCCTCGATGCGCTGCGTCGGCTACCGCCAGGCCTGGGAAGCCCTCGACAGCGGCGACCTCGCCTCGCTGCCCGAGCGCGGCATCGCCGCCACGCGCCAGCTCGCCAAGCGGCAGGTCACCTGGCTGCGCGGCATGCCCTACCGCCACGTGGTGGCCTGCGACAGGCCGGGCCCCGTGCCTGAAGTCGAGGCGATCGCCCTTGCGCAGCGCCTGATCGCGGAGCAGGTCGATGCCTGA